Part of the Lucilia cuprina isolate Lc7/37 chromosome 5, ASM2204524v1, whole genome shotgun sequence genome is shown below.
ttatttataaataaatagttcaagttgtaaaaattaaacagtGTTCAAATCATAAATGAGTACAAGGACAACgtttgagaaaataataaaaaaataattaaacatttttcaaatgtgATAATTAAAACAGTTTTGAAACGAATAACAAATACGAGATTGTGTGAAATAATATGTTCCAATCGATTCATATTCATATTAAAATCTTTGACGTCCTATATTTTTGAATATCCAGCAATTaagtagtaaaataaataattaattaatctaACCCTTTCCCAACCAATATTGAGCGGACCAATTTTTGGCTTTATtctgtttgttaaaatcaaaatccatttcttcaaaattttttaagagattCATTCTTTTGTAAAGAGATAAGTTTTGcttggaatttttaaatgtcaaataaaaaattagcaatttatgaaattttcaaataaaatgcgcgttattttgaaaattactacaaattttgtataatttttaataaattaatttgccaACTTTAACAACATGTGAAGcttagtgtttattttttttatgttttttatatttttgctagAGCGGAGAGAATTAtactttcattttctttaaaacagagACTtcgattatataattttaatttgttattcttACCAGAGATGGAAAATTCAGTACTATTATTGTATTTGctacaaaatttcttaatgaaACAATTCAAATTTCCTTCcgaattttaattgaatttaaaccgatataaattatattgtggAATTTCAAAGTTAAGCCAGAAGATATGTATACACAGCTAGTAAATCTTACCAAGTTGTcataaaaatgttcagaaaatgtctaacaaaagCGACAtactacaatttttgttttgcaacaaaTGCCGCAAAAATgccttttctgacaacgtttaaaatcaaatattgtaAGTTCACACGATtacaagacattttctgaagatctgacaaccgtgtgtCACAGCTTTAAGAATTAAGCTAGAAAATTATCTCCCCGAGAATAACTTAAGCTATGTATACACGTTggttagatcttacaatgttgtcagaaaaatattcacaaaatgTCTAACTACAGTGtcaactttaaatttttgtctTGCAACATTTTCAGAAATGCTTTTTTTGACaacgtttcaaaacaaaaacttcaagTTCATACGATTGTTAAACGTTTTCTGAAGATCTGACACAGATCACAGCTGTAAAAATTGCGCTACAAAATTATGTTATGTATACACGTTTGTtaaatcttacaatgttgtcagaaaaatatttacaaaatgtgtGACTACAGTGTCAACTTCAAATTTTTGTCTTGCCACATTTTGagaaatgctttttctgacaacgtttcaaaacaaaaatttcaagtttattGTTAGACGTTTTCTGAACAATTTTCTGCCAATGTAGTAAGATCTGATAACCGTGTTGCTTTAAGAATTGTTCGGAGCATACTTGCTCAACCACAAGCTTAATTGATTAGAGAAAATATTgtgaaaagtatttttaaattgctcCGTTATTCTCTCGAATTGTTTATCTCTAATACCAATGAAGAGGCGTGGCTAAATAGTTAGAATATATTGAATCCAGTTTAATACTTTTACTTCTAGCTATTTTAAATTCGCTTttctcaatttgtttttttatgaaaaattgaaatttgaaagTAAAGAATCGTACTTccaaatatgtttatatattatacagACTTCTGgcaattgttctttttttacggtttaaaatcaaataagttACTCCCGTTAAACGAATTTTTAATCATCcaataacttttaaaactttttcgaaaACTTTAGATCATGAAATGTCatgtaaaattatttcataacaAAGATTCAGCCTTAGTATTCATTATAAAATCTGACACAAACTCTATCTTTGACATTTACCTTTTTTGACATTTGATCTTATGTTGAATAATTCAAATTTGCTtagaataaaaaactaaaatgaagtAATATATAGAGAATttcaacttaaataattttgccCGAAACAATTActtataatttatttctattactTCCAGTTCGTCTTGACCGCTCTTTTGGCTTTCGCCTATGCCGACAACATCGACAAAGATGCTCAAATCTTGAGCTTAAAAAACGATCCTGCCGATGCTGAAGGTAACTACGCCTACGCTTTCGAAACCAGCAATGGCATCCAACAACAAGAAGCTGGCAATCCTAATGGTGTAGCTGGTTCTTATGAATTCGTCTCGCCCGAAGGTGAAAAAATCTTCATCAGTTATACCGCCGATGAGAATGGTTTCCAACCAACTGGTGATCATTTGCCCACACCTCCTCCAGTCCCAGAAGCTATTCTTAAAGCTTTGGAATACATTGCCGCCCATCCTCAACCACAAGAAActaaatagatagataagagATATAGTGAGAGACAAGAAAGATGAAAACGTTTTAGTTGAATTTGTAGCGAGAAAATGAAAGGCGAACAAATTGCAATTGGTTTAGTTGTAacagtaaaatatttcttagttAGAAGGCGAATagaaagagagaaagagaaaaactaGTCAATGTGAAATTGGTTTGCAATATTTGAActaagaatttatatttaataattgttttgttatagTCCTACTTACCTATCTACTGTCCATCTACACCAATTGCAATTTGTCCACTTAATGACCAAACTATTGCATATtctcaaagaaaataatattattttttggttgttagagaaaaaatctttatgtaaatgatatttttttacatagtattagtttgtttttattattgtattatttatagGTTAAACTGATCGTTATTTTTGTtcacaatgaaaaaataataacgacggaataaagatgttaaaaaataaaatattgaatgaatcaaatatatttgaaactaaaaaaataaacaactattctgtctttttctttatttgctactttttatgagaaattaatattgtttttattggaaAACACAAATCAAATTCGGTATTTGCGAATTCGAAATTCCCAAAGAAGTTTTAAAGTCTTTTTAATCTTTGGCCTAATAATTGGCAAACTAAATTTATCTGCTATCAGCTGTTCCCAAAGAATGTAATGTTTATGTCGATAAAGCagtgttaaacaatttaatttcacTACTCACTGTATCGAATATTGCGtaatgaaaaaaagcaaaaaaaaaacacattaggCCGCAAATATTGTTTGATTCTGAACAAATTACTTTAGAACTACAAATTGCGTAACTTCTACTTAAGTCTAACAGTATTATCGATATTATAAacagcaatttttaaaatttaataataatcaatttttaattagttaaagATACAAAAATTACCAACCATTACTTTCGCTTTTAAATAATCTGCATAgcagtttaaatatttcaataattcccataaaatttatcaagatttgttttcaattgaataaaaaaacggTTTCCAAAAACCACCCACAAATTAAAACCTGCACATGtgtcaaaaaaaattatccaaaatcCTCCAGTATCAAGTTTATTTTAACTCTATTAACCTtccattataaatataaattaattaatttcttttgttttttgcatacaaattttatttaaattgtcatAATCTATTATTCTCTTCCTGAAttttatgcataaatatttgctaatttgtttatattttttattttctgcatAAATTCTTGAGATGAACTAGTTTCGTCGGcattgcaaatttttattttatcgttAAGGCTTTCgtcataaaaattgttaaaatattttaaatttaaataaaatcattaaagaagacgaatgaaatttttttatgattttaacatcTTGAGCGGACTCGAAATGACGATGAatgtctatagttttttttatttaaatcaagttCATATAAGAACCAATTCCGAAAACTTATTTAGCTTGAATAATTATCTAAGGGCTAATGTTTAGGTGAAGGTttaggaaataaattaaaattaatcctcccAAGATGTTTTTTGAttactcaattagttaattttgtttgctagtttaagagcgggtttttgagttgtgAATCAAtagccaattaataatcagattagttaatttaaaaataaatttaatctgatGTTTATCCTTTTTGATGTTCTTAAGTACAAGATTTGTCAAAAACATGTTATTGTCTAAAAAGTAATATTGAAATCACCATATCTCCAAATCGGGCACCACACACAGTATTTtaacaattacatacatatattgcatTCAAAATTATTCGCTATCTGGTAAACTATTAGAGATATTAAAgctaaatttaattcaatagAAGTCGAATTTAAATGCTTTGTAGGTAGGTAGCATCATTAGGTGGTAGGTGGTCATTATCCAAGAAGAGGTCTTCTtgaaacaattgaaaaaattatcggAAAGCTATTATAAGTTATATTTATACCAAGTTCTCACGAGCCaattaaattacttattttGGACTCTAAATGACAAAAGCCAGTTAACCCGTTTTTACGACACATTTGTAATTCggcattcattcattcattattttgccattttttggaatatttgtgtgtgtatgatgcaaaaataagtttgttaaattattttttggaagAATCGTGTAATTCAGTTCAGGGTTTTATAgttaaaacgaaaagtcgactttttattttagttaaaagtcgacatttttcatttagttaaaagtcgacttttcgactttttgcatctTATGAAAAGtcgttttttcgacttttcgactttttgactattttcgacttttttccgactatttttttacttttttcaagtttttccgactattttagaatttttgacttttttccattttttaaaattttcgactatttttgacttgtatctacaattttcgagttttcgactttttccgactttttcgacttttccgacttttcgacttttctcgAAGAgtcgagttttttcgacttttcgacttttattaacaaagtcgactttttcacagacgatagttgagttatcgacttttttggaacaaaatagtcgacttcaacttttcgacttttttcgacaaaaactcGATTGTtggattattcgaaagtcgatttatagagcCCTAATTCTGTTCGCAATTGGGCGTTGAATGATGAATGAGAGCGTAAATGATGAATAATTATATCGTCTGAGCGGGGAGGATACATTAACATCAAACtcgaaaatattgttgtttaaacACATGGCTTCGATGAAGGCAGAAACTCtgttagtaaaattaaaaaataaattttcatctgATCTTGTGTAGTTTTTTGGTCTAGCGGATAAGTTCATAACactatattaaacatttttaatatactttgaAAATAAGGAGTTATCTCCAAGAAACGAATATTTACTTTTGTACTTTGTATCTCAAATTTTCCTgatattaaaatcatttttatatttataaaaataaaaaactgatgTCTGTTTGTAAACATTATACTCAGAAACCGAGGAGCCTGTTAGGGCaacatttcaaatatatatttcagggaaggtgaaaaattttgtttttataaagttaaatatttgtcaGACAAATGACATTGAAGTTTTAAGTTTGTTTGGAAAAATGCTGTCGACTAGTGTTGTTATTTATCGATtgtataaaatcaattaaaactggggtcaattaataaaatataaataattataaaaaaaatagtggGAACTTTGAAATATGTGGTTAAAATCAATTGCAATTTAATGTATTGAATATTTACTAtctttaaataatacaatatttgCATTAAGAATATGCAATGGATCATTTTCCCCCAAATGTTCAGATATATGCTAAAGTTCTTcgtaaaaatcaaattaactTTTTGCTAACTTATTATGACTTACTTCAAAGTGACTCAAAAATTATCGAGGAAatgaacaaatattaataaactattaaattaggaaaatgaaaatttgttttaacaatgaaaaattaatttattattaataaactaGCATTTTCAGGAATATGTATGACATAGGTAATATTGCTGCATATCGATTTCATTTATAAtcaccagggcaaggattttcatgcactaaaaaaactaaaaatatgcgcttataatatatactttaaagtaggaaaatatgcactaaaaacatgaaatatattcatcaaaaaatatttctctgtgaaggtacatattaatagatattcagatcttaagtttttgacaacaaatacacaggtttttaaggactgctttatgtactataataccaTTTTAACGGAACCACGACCCCGAGAATccaaatataaagatttaatttctgaaagtttaaagcttgatagcaattctaataaaattaagtGATGAATGTTATCGTTTAGtgatgtttttaagtgaattatgtaCGTGAGAGAtcatcaagttatctttttatatggacagactcagaaattgatactgaaacgatactttaaggaccaatattttggacgttacaattagcagcacaaactcaaaataccttccgcactattgtgggtttaaaaagtaatatgtaaataccaaattttgttgtaaaaatatcaaatacagagaaaacaaaacaattgtttcagaaaaattaaaagatatacaaaatatgatataaaaatgttggaaatatgcgaaatatatgcaatttaaagcaaaatatgcaatttatacatttataacaaaacatgCAACATCAAATCGATACCATCTTGTAGCAAATTCATTTATTCGAAAAGGAAACtagataaaagttattttgagttactttATAAAAACATGATTTTGCCCTGATAATCActaataatttgataaaaatagtataaaaatataagaaaattgcaCAGGTAACTCACAGCTGATCTTTTATTTATGCACAAGAAGCTAACACTTCATGAGGTAACTTCTAGTGAACTAAATCTGATGTATAGTGGGTGACTACTGACTCGTTCTTATGACATCAGATTGAAAAACTGAATAGTATTTTATAAGCAAAATGGTTAGCTTTTGAGTCATCTCTAACTCATTTATGGTTAACCATAAGTTAGTTTTAATCGAAATCAAAATCCTACTGAGATTTGACTGTTCCAGATTTTGGTATTTACTTTATAGGGAAGGTGTCAGATATGAGATTtaggtacatatttattttatgtgggAATTGTCCCACCCACTATTGCTAGTTCgacaatttttggcaaaaatatatacatacattgaaACTAAtaatacttgtacaaaattttaaaagcctTGTAGTTATTCTTCATCCAATATACGCgcaatttaagtttaaaaaaagtagccTATAACTCCTTCTAGACATATAGAATGAATAAgttatataaacataatatgTTAGAACGTTTGGAAAGTTCGATACTGTCAATTTTGTacgtttaaattgtataaatttatttttaataatatgttaataacaatcaagttga
Proteins encoded:
- the LOC111687885 gene encoding pupal cuticle protein Edg-78E, which encodes MFKIFVLTALLAFAYADNIDKDAQILSLKNDPADAEGNYAYAFETSNGIQQQEAGNPNGVAGSYEFVSPEGEKIFISYTADENGFQPTGDHLPTPPPVPEAILKALEYIAAHPQPQETK